From Vitis vinifera cultivar Pinot Noir 40024 chromosome 5, ASM3070453v1, the proteins below share one genomic window:
- the LOC104879263 gene encoding uncharacterized protein LOC104879263, whose translation MGNEMGNSNVSGLQEEKRTAETAENSLQEAGFADNVKEENHIVPAVEDKDFHEKVPGLASDEGNQIVPAVEDTNFHEKITGLASGEGNQIVPAVEDTNFHEKITGLASGEGNQIVPAVEDTNFHEKITGLASGEGNQIVPAVEDTNFHEKVAALTSGERNQIVPAVEDTNFHEKVTGLASGEGNQIVHAVEDTNFHEKITGLASGEGNQIPAVEDMNFHEKVTGLSSDEGNQTGPAIEDKDVHEKVTWLVSDDQHEAGDPCIDHQTSDGIEQDDSKIQPPPGSPQVVIQSKHANTDSRIQPASLSADDENDETQIESNVEDKLLETSEKQIEGQTSSEKEREETRSSSCTNSAPNSPEHLGYVEPDFDQHELDKIHADPSIENHSETMQGSKEILGVSLSCDSGEKGQSDAEIAHTLAESVGSDTNPAIGKRREEMASTEEQVSDTSILEEKAEIRDGDEVPNGLSKTSSGSGNNSDEGLPMEMNLIRNGSLDIQQEAMGNKGDGGLPVEMNLIQNGSSDLQSEAIPLTDSLDSFQEVAKPEDKCVVLTEDTKLIGLGLENKDDMPDLCPTQFCEELLNESKTNKSDSSHSDQENDGKEGVMDTSCNSAVDKDFQVEEAKLLENAYKVHLCDSSPNSTLEELCKNPEEGTAKLSKIDTVSTEFFVTDFNHEGEEPTEKNMVEEILEKAEYSYAVGNDIEERKTTEVSDFQSHPIDEAGSLLPPPPAAFPLQSQEHEPATVMGYESLESSDHSSLELQQHGSGEFSLIKASNLDASDLTTETLVFAVELTNKKPGQELPQSPKTTSMAVAQFETAGQSNVQFGKDETPAFPSGGYEAQEGVGRVSTESSPESSAIQAGIRKSPSFHFELLAEGSTEESDQTPLLYHDKTVTGTLSRGVDVNFRNPVGEYGPDSVQYQAMPVEEDSLKLEKSDSEKSRTPFLSFLKEEEEACLVVSQQNQATVVAEKKAAEEVWNSTSPKRRTKRRSRSSLFSNCICCATAIS comes from the exons ATGGGAAATGAGATGGGCAACAGCAACGTATCAGGGCTGCAAG AAGAAAAAAGGACGGCGGAAACTGCCGAAAATTCTTTGCAAGAAGCTGGTTTTGCAGACAatgtaaaagaagaaaatcataTAGTTCCTGCAGTTGAAGACAAAGATTTTCATGAAAAAGTTCCAGGGTTGGCATCTGATGAAGGAAATCAAATAGTTCCTGCTGTTGAAGAcacaaattttcatgaaaaaattaCAGGGTTGGCATCTGGTGAAGGAAATCAAATAGTTCCTGCTGTTGAAGAcacaaattttcatgaaaaaattaCAGGGTTGGCATCTGGTGAAGGAAATCAAATAGTTCCTGCTGTTGAAGAcacaaattttcatgaaaaaattaCAGGGTTGGCATCTGGTGAAGGAAATCAAATAGTTCCTGCTGTTGAAGAcacaaattttcatgaaaaagttGCAGCGTTGACATCTGGTGAAAGAAATCAAATAGTTCCTGCAGTTGAAGAcacaaattttcatgaaaaggTTACAGGGTTGGCATCTGGTGAAGGAAATCAAATAGTTCATGCAGTTGAAGAcacaaattttcatgaaaaaattaCAGGGTTGGCATCTGGTGAAGGAAATCAAATTCCTGCAGTTGAAGACAtgaattttcatgaaaaagttACAGGGTTGTCATCTGATGAAGGAAATCAAACAGGTCCTGCAATTGAAGATAAAGATGTTCATGAAAAAGTTACATGGTTGGTATCTGATGATCAACATGAAGCTGGAGATCCTTGCATTGATCATCAGACATCAGATGGAATAG AGCAAGATGACTCTAAGATTCAGCCTCCTCCTGGATCTCCACAAGTTGTCATACAATCAAAACATGCGAATACAGATAGCAGAATCCAGCCAGCTTCTCTGTCTGCAGATGACGAGAATGATGAAACACAGATTGAGTCAAATGTGGAAGATAAACTGTTGGAAACAAGTGAGAAGCAAATTGAAGGGCAGACTTCAAGTGAAAAAG AGAGAGAAGAGACAAGAAGTTCAAGTTGTACCAATTCTGCACCAAACAGTCCAGAACATCTAGGATATGTAGAACCAGATTTTGATCAACATGAATTGGATAAAATTCATGCTGACCCATCCATTGAGAACCACAGCGAGACAATGCAAGGGAGCAAGGAAATTCTAGGAGTGAGTTTATCCTGTGACAGTGGGGAGAAGGGTCAGTCAGATGCTGAAATAGCACACACTCTAGCTGAAAGTGTTGGATCTGATACCAATCCAGCAATAGGAAAGAGAAGGGAAGAAATGGCCTCTACAGAAGAGCAAGTGTCTGATACAAGCATACTTGAAGAGAAGGCTGAAATTCGAGATGGAGATGAGGTCCCCAATGGCTTGAGCAAAACCTCAAGTGGTTCAGGGAACAACAGTGATGAGGGGTTACCCATGGAGATGAATTTAATTAGGAATGGTTCCTTGGATATACAGCAAGAAGCCATGGGGAACAAAGGTGATGGAGGGTTACCTGTGGAGATGAATTTAATTCAGAACGGTTCCTCGGATTTACAGTCAGAGGCCATCCCACTGACTGATTCACTGGACTCTTTTCAGGAAGTTGCAAAGCCTGAAGATAAGTGTGTGGTTCTTACTGAGGACACAAAATTGATTGGGCTTGGATTAGAAAATAAAGACGACATGCCTGATCTTTGCCCAACTCAGTTTTGTGAGGAGTTGCTGAATGAATCTAAAACTAACAAGTCAGACTCTTCTCATTCTGATCAGGAGAACGATGGAAAGGAGGGCGTTATGGATACTTCTTGCAATTCTGCAGTGGACAAGGACTTCCAAGTTGAGGAGGCAAAGCTGCTCGAGAATGCTTACAAAGTTCATTTATGTGATAGCAGCCCAAATTCAACCTTGGAGGAACTCTGCAAGAATCCAGAAGAAGGAACTGCCAAGCTCTCTAAAATAGATACTGTTTCAACAGAATTCTTTGTCACTGACTTCAACCATGAAGGAGAGGAGCCAACAGAGAAGAACATGGTGGAAGAAATACTGGAGAAAGCAGAATATTCATATGCAGTGGGAAATGatatagaagaaagaaaaacaacagAAGTGAGTGATTTCCAATCACATCCAATTGACGAAGCAGGAAGTTTGCTTCCACCACCTCCAGCAGCATTCCCTCTGCAGTCTCAAGAGCACGAACCAGCCACAGTCATGGGGTATGAGAGTTTAGAGAGCAGTGACCATTCTTCATTGGAGCTCCAACAACATGGTAGTGGTGAGTTCTCCCTTATCAAAGCTTCCAATTTGGATGCCTCAGACTTGACTACGGAAACTTTAGTCTTTGCAGTTGAATTGACAAATAAGAAACCTGGCCAAGAGCTTCCACAGAGTCCCAAAACAACTTCAATGGCAGTTGCACAATTCGAAACAGCAGGCCAGTCCAATGTACAATTTGGGAAAGATGAAACACCCGCATTCCCAAGTGGTGGTTATGAAGCACAAGAAGGTGTGGGGAGGGTCAGCACTGAATCAAGCCCTGAAAGCTCGGCCATTCAAGCTGGGATACGAAAATCTCCAAGTTTCCATTTTGAGCTCCTAGCTGAAGGTAGCACTGAAGAATCTGATCAAACTCCTCTACTGTATCACGATAAGACTGTAACTGGAACCTTATCAAGGGGGGTTGATGTTAATTTTAGAAATCCAGTTGGAGAATATGGTCCAGACTCGGTACAGTATCAGGCCATGCCAGTGGAAGAGGATTCATTAAAGTTGGAGAAAAGTGACTCTGAGAAGTCAAGGACTCCATTTCTAAGCTTCttgaaagaagaggaagaagcctGTTTGGTTGTTTCACAGCAAAACCAAGCTACTGTTGTTGCTGAAAAGAAGGCAGCCGAGGAAGTCTGGAATTCAACATCTCCCAAAAGAAGAACGAAGCGCAGGTCCAGGTCTTCCCTCTTCAGCAACTGCATATGTTGTGCTACTGCAATTAGTTAA
- the LOC100244152 gene encoding calmodulin-like protein 11: protein MADVLSEEQIVEFKEAFCLFDKDGDGCITVEELATVIRSLDQNPTEEELQDMIREVDADGNGSIEFAEFLNLMAKKVKETDAEEELKEAFKVFDKDQNGYISATELRHVMINLGEKLTDEEVEQMIREADLDGDGQVNYDEFVKMMMTA from the exons ATGGCAGATGTGCTAAGCGAGGAGCAGATTGTAGAGTTCAAggaagctttttgtctctttgaCAAAGATGGAGATG GCTGCATTACCGTAGAAGAATTGGCGACGGTGATTCGGTCGTTGGATCAGAATCCCACCGAGGAAGAGCTTCAGGACATGATAAGAGAAGTGGATGCTGATGGAAATGGGAGCATAGAGTTCGCGGAGTTCCTCAACTTAATGGCCAAGAAAGTAAAg GAAACAGACGCAGAAGAGGAGCTTAAAGAAGCCTTCAAAGTTTTTGACAAGGATCAAAATGGTTACATCTCAGCCACTGAG TTGAGGCATGTGATGATAAATCTAGGGGAAAAGCTAACTGATGAGGAGGTGGAGCAGATGATCAGAGAGGCCGACTTGGACGGTGATGGGCAGGTTAACTACGATGAGTTtgtgaagatgatgatgacCGCCTAG